The window TCGGGACGACCGTGAAGAAGACCTCCATCGGCTGGTGGTAGCGCATCTGCTTCGGCAGGCCCGTGTCGTTGCGGCGCCGACGGTAGACGACGGCGGCCCAGATGAGCAGGCCCCACGTGATGAGACCGACCACGAGCAGGATGATCCAGCTGTTGACCCAGAAGGTCATCATGAGATCGCCCTTGTCGGTGGTCCCGCGCTCACCGGGCATGAAGCCGTCGAGCTGCTGCTGCGAGCAGCCGGCGAGCACGGCGATCAGGAGCATCGCGACCGGGACCGCGGCCCACGTTGATCGGTGGTCTTTTCGCACGACGAACCTTTCGAGAAGACGCATACAGGTGGCTGCCAGTATAGTGGGTTCGCCGAGGGCGTGTCGTTCCGGCGACACGGCCGCCGGGGAAATCCGGGGCACACGACGCGGGGCCCGGTGCCGTGGCACCGGGCCCCGCGTCGACGAACGGACGGATCAGTGGAAGGAGTCCCCGCACGCGCACGAACCCGTCGCGCTGGGGTTGTCGATCGTGAAGCTCTGCTTCTGGATCGTGTCCTCGAAGTCGATCGCCGCGCCCTCGAGGTAGGGGACGCTCATGGGGTCGATGATGACCTCGACCCCGTCGAAGTCGACCGATGCGTCCCCGTCGAGCTCGCGCTCGTCGAAGAAGAGCTGGTAGATGAGGCCCGAGCAGCCGCCGGGCTGGACGGCGATGCGGAGTCGCAGGTCCTCGCGGCCCTCCTGCGAGAGGAGGCTCTTGACCTTCGCCGCGGCCGCCTCGGTGAGGGTCACGTTGTGCGTGGCCTCGGTCATGGTGATGCCCTCGAGTACGGTCGTCATGCTTGCTCCTCTGCGGTGTCCGGATGGGGTCCCTCGGCGGGTGCACCGCCGTCTCCAGGATAACCCTCCCGGCTCGTCGACACATTCCCGCCGCCGGCGGCGAGGCGGGCCAGGAAGACCGCCTCGGTCAGGATCGCGCGTCGCAGGACGCCCAGGTGCTGCGATTCGTTCGGGCTGTGGGCTCTCGTCGCGGGATCCTCCACGCCCGTGACGAGGATCTGCGCGTCGGGGAATCGTTCGACGAGATCCGCGATGAACGGGATCGAGCCACCGATGCCCGTGAGTGCCGCTTCGGTCCCCCACCCCTCGTGCATCGCGTCACGCATCGCGGTCACGGCCGGGGCGTCGACGTCGACGAGGAACGGGTTCCCCGCGTCGACGCCCGAGATCTCGACCGATGCACCGAACGGCGCGTGCTCCTCGAGGTGTCGGCGGATGTGCTCGGCGGCGTCCTCGGCGCGCTGGCCGGGGGCGATGCGGGCGGAGAGACGCACCGAGACGACGGGTACGAGGGTGTTCGAGGCGTTCGCGAGGCTCGGGGCGTCGATGCCCGTGATCGTGATCGCCGGCTCGTTCCAGAGGCGGTCGTTGAGCTCGCCGCGCCCGATGGGCCGCACGCCGTCGAGGAGCCCCGCATCGCGTCGCAGGTCCTCGAGATCCCCGCCCGCACCGCCCGGTCGCGACGTGAGTCCCGCGACGGCCACGGCACCGTCCTCGTCCCACAGGGTGTCGAGCAATCGGATCGTCGCGAGCATCGCATCAGGCGCCGCACCGCCGAACATCCCGGAGTGGGAGGCGTGAGCGAGCGTGCGGACCGTCACGGTGCACGTCACGTTGCCGCGCAGCGAGACCGTGAGGCCGGGCACGTCGACGGACGGGTTGTCGCTGTCCGCGACGACGATGACGTCCGCGTCGAGGTGTGCGCCGTGGGCCTCGAGGAAGGGACGGAAGCTGCGCGAGCCGTTCTCCTCCTCCCCCTCGACGAACAGCGCGATGCCGAGCGGGAAATCGTCGCCGAGTGCGGCACGCACGGCCTCGACCGCGGCGACGTGCGTCATGACGCCCGCCTTGTCGTCGCTCGCACCGCGGCCGTGGAGCCGGTCCCCGACGACGGTCGGTTCGTACGGTGGCGTGTCCCAGTCCGCGTCGGATCCCGGGGGCTGGACGTCGTGGTGGGCGTAGAGCAGCACGCGCGGCGCACCGGCGGGTGCCGAGCGGACCGCGACCACCGCGGGCTGCCCCTGTCGCCCCTCGTCGTCGACGGCGTCGAGCACCTCGACGCGCTCGAACACACCCGTCGCCCGTGCGAGTTCCGCGACCGCCTCGGCGCTCGCGCGGACGTGGGCACGGTCGAACGCGTCCCAGGAGACGGACGGGATGCGCACGAGGTCGGCGAGGCGGGCGATGGTCCGTGGCAGGTCGGCGTCGACGGCGCGTCGGATGGCGTCGTCGGACGCACGGTGGTCGGCGTCGAGTGGGGTCGTCATGCGGTTAAGCTTAGGGTTCTGACGTTTCGGAGGCACGATGGCCAAGCAGGAGTCCGCGGGCGACCACCCGGCATCCACGGGGAAGAAGGGGCCGACACCCTCGCGGCGCGAACGCGAGGCGGCGAACCGGCGCCCGCTCGTCCCCGAGGACCGCAAGCAGGCCAAGCGGGAGATGCAGGCGCAGATGCGCGCCAAGCAGGCCGAGGCCCGCGAGGGCATGGCCCGGGGCGACGACCGCTACCTGCGTCCGACCGAGCGCGGGCCGCAGAAGCGCTTCCTGCGCGACTACATCGACGCGCGCTTCTCCCTCGGCGAGTTCCTCCTGCCGCTCATGTTCCTCGTCATCTTCGCCACGTTCCTCCCCAGCCAGCAGGCGGGCATCTGGGCGATGGCGTTCATCTGGGTGTTCCTCGCGATCGCGATCGCGGAGGCCCTCATCGTGGCGAATGTCATCAAGCGGAAGATCACCGCGGTCGTCGGCGCCTCGAACGTCGAGAAGGGCATCATCCTCGGCACGATCACGCGCATCATGCAGCTGCGGCCGCTCCGGATGCCGAAGGCACGCGTCAAGCGTGGCGAGAAGATCGAGTTCACGGGGAAGTGAACCCGGCTCGGGGCGTCCGTCGCGATGCGCGCGACGGACGCGCCGAGTCACACCCGGCGATCCGCCGAGCGGAACGCCGTCAGGCGCCGGCAGCCCGCCGGGCGAGGCCACGATTGATCGCGCGCGCCCACCCGGGCCCCTCGTAGAGGAACGCGGTGTATCCCTGCACGAGCGTCGCACCGGCGGTGAGACGCTCGGCGACGTCGGCGGCGCTCGTCACGCCACCGACCGAGACGATGCACAGCTCGGCCGGCACGGTCTCGCGCAGCACGCGGAGCACCTCGAGGGAGCGACGGCGGAGCGGCGCACCCGAGAGTCCACCGGCGCCGTACGCGTCGACGACGCGCGCCGGGGTGCGCAGACCGTCGCGGGCGATCGTCGTGTTCGTCGCGATGACGCCCGCGAGCCCCGCGCGCACCGCGAGCTCCCCGATGCGGCGGATCTCCTCGTCGGCGAGATCGGGGGCGATCTTCACGAGCAGCGGGACACCGTCGGCGGCCTCGCGCGTCGCGCGGAGGATGGGCTCGAGTGCGTCGAGCTCCTGCAGGCCACGGAGGCCGGGCGTGTTCGGTGACGACACGTTGACGACGAGGTAGTCGGCGACGTCCCGGACCGTGCGTGCGGCCGACACGTAGTCGTCGACGGCGGCCTCGGCGGACGTCGTCTTGTTCTTGCCGATGTTCACGCCGACGATCGCGCGCCCGCGCCTGCGACGGCGCAACGCGTCCGCCGCCTGGGCCGCACCGAGATTGTTGAAGCCCATGCGGTTGACGAGACCGCGATCCGCGATGAGTCGGAACATGCGCGGGCGGGGGTTGCCGGGCTGCGCGACGGGCGTCACCGTCCCCACCTCGATGTGCCCGAAGCCGAGCGCCTCGAGGCCGGCCACGTCGTGGGCGTCCTTGTCGAAGCCGGCAGCGAGGCCGAAGGGCGACGGGAAGACGAGACCGAGTGCCTCCGTCCGCAGGGACGGATCGGGGGCGCACACCGGGCCGACGAGCGGCGCGAGGGCTCGCGAACCGAGGAGGCGGACGACCCAGGAGCCCATCGCGTGTGCGCGCTCGGCGTCGAAGCGCGAGAGCACCGTGCGGAACAGGATTCGGTACACGGGCTACTCCCCCGTCTCGCTGAGATCGGCGGCCCCGTACTTCGAGGTCACCCCGTCGTGCCGGAGCGCGTCGATGGCCGCGGCGAAGTCCTCGAGGTCGGCGAAGGCCTGGTAGACCGACGCGAAGCGCAGGTACGCGACGTCGTCGAGCTCGCGCAGCGGCGCGAGGATCGCGATACCGATGTCGTTCGTCTCGACCTGCGAGGCGCCCGACGAGCGGACGGACTCCTCGACGCGCTGGGCGAGGAGGGCCAGGTCCGTGTCGGTGACCGGACGCCCCTGGCACGCCTTGCGCACACCCGCGACGACCTTGTCGCGCGAGAACGGCTCGACGACACCGTTGCGCTTGACGACCGAGAGGCTCGCGGTCTCGATCGTCGAGAACCGACGACCGCACTCGGGGCACTGACGCCGACGACGGATGGAGTTGCCGTCGTCGGTCGTGCGTGAGTCGACGACCCTCGAGTCGGGGTGCCGGCAGAACGGGCAGTGCATCAGGTCGTCCGGGCCCGGACGGCCTCGCCGTGCGCGGGCAGGTCCTCGGCGCCGGAGAGCGCGACGATCGCATCGGCGACCTCGGCCAGCGCGGGGGCGTCGTAGCGGATGATCTGCTGGGGACGCAGGAACGTGTGTGCACCGAGCCCCGCCGCGTGGGCGGATTGGCCGCCGGTCGGGAGTACGTGGTTGGACCCGGCGAGATAGTCGCCGAGGCTCACGGGTGAGTGCGCCCCGAGGAAAATCGCACCGGCGTTCGTGATGTCCGCGAGCACGGCCTCGTCGTCCGCCGTCTGGATCTCGAGGTGCTCGGGGCCGTACGCGTTCGAGACCGCGGCGGCCGCGGCGAGATCGTCCACGAGGACGATCGCCGATTGCGGCCCGGCGAGCGCGATCGCGACACGGTCGGCGTGGCGGGTCGCGGCTGCCCGTGCGGCGACGCGCTCGGCGATGCGGTCGGCGAGGTCGGCGTCGTCGGTCACGAGGACCGAGGCCGCCATCTCGTCGTGCTCCGCCTGGCTCACGAGATCGCTCGCGACGAGGTCGGGGTCCGCGCTCGCATCGGCGATGACGAGGATCTCGGTCGGTCCCGCCTCCATGTCGATGCCGACGACCGACTGCACGATGCGCTTCGCGGCGGCGACGTACACGTTGCCCGGGCCGGTGATGACGTCGACGCGCTCGATGCCGAGTGACTCGACACCGTACGCGAGTGCGCCGATCGCACCGGCGCCGCCCATGGCGTGCACCTCCCGGACGCCGAGCAGCGCGGCCGCGCCGAGGACGGTCGGGTGCACGGCGCCACCGAACGCGCGCTGCGGCGGCGAGGCGATGGCGATCGAACGCACCCCGGCCGCCTGGGCCGCGACGACGTTCATGACGACGCTCGACGGGTACACGGCCTTCCCGCCGGGCACGTACAGCCCGACGCGTTCGACCGGCTGCCAGCGCTGCGTGACCGTCGCGCCGGGGGCGAGGGTCGTCGCCGCGGCCGGCGGCACCTGCGCGGCCGAACCGGCGCGGACCCGCTCGATCATGCGCTCGAGCGCGTCCCGCACGTCGGGGGCGAGGCCGGCGCGGGCCGCCGCGAGTTCGTCCGCGGTCGCCGTGACGTGGTCGGGCGCACCGCCGTCGAGCCGCTCCGCCTGGTCGCGGAGCGCGTCCGCACCGCGCGTGCGGACGTCGTCGATGAGGGTCGCCGCGGTCTCGGCCGCGACCGAGACGTCGATCTCGGGTCGCGGGAGGGCGTCGCGCAGGGCGGTCGGCGAGAGGGAGGTGGCGCGCAGATCGATCGTTCGCAGCATGGTGCCTCGAGTCTATCGGCGCGCCGAGCTCGACATCGCCCTCCCCGCGCGCCACCTCACCCGAGACAGCCGGGGCCCAGGAGCGCCTTGAGCTCGCCGAACAGGTCGTCGGACACGCGCACGCGGTGCGGCAGCTCGAAGCGCCGGATCACGTTCGCGCCGCGCATCTTGAGCCGCACCTCGCTCGCCCCGGCGTGCCGCCGCAGGACCTCGTCGAGTTGCCCGACGACGCGCTCGGTCGCCTGGGTGTCGACGAGCGCGAGCGTGAGCGGCCCGGTGCTGCCCTCCTCGGCGAAACGCGGCACCTGCAGGCCCTGGGCGTGCAGGTTCATGCCGTCGTCGCGCTTCGAGACGCGCCCGCGGACGACGACGATCGCATCGTTGACGAGCTTCGACGCGAACTCCTGGTACGTCTTGCCCATGAACATGACGGTCATCTCGCCGCCGAAGTCCTCGACCTGCACCATGCCGTACGGGTTGCCCGATTGACGGGCCACGCGGTGCTGGACGCTCGTGATGAGGCCCGCGATCGTGACCTGCTGACCGTCCTCGACCGTCTCGGACTCGAGCAGGTCGAGGATCGAGGTCGACGCGAGCTTCGCGAGTTCCCGTTCGAGCCCCTTGAGCGGGTGGTCCGACACGTAGAGCCCGAGCATGTCGCGCTCGAACGCGAGTTTGTCGGTGCGGGCGAACTCGGGGCGGTCGGGAACCTGGTCGGTCTCCTCCTCGAAGTCCATGAGGCCCGCGAACAGGTCGACCTGCCCGTGCGCCTCGTTCCGCTTGCGCGACACCGACGCGTCGACGGCGTCCTCGTGGATCTCGAGCAGTGCCCGGCGCGTATTGCCGAGCGAGTCGAACGCGCCCGCCTTGATGAGCGACTCGATCGTGCGCTTGTTCGCGACGCCGAGCGGTACCTTGCGGAGGAAGTCGTGGAAGCTCTCGAACGCGCCCTTCTCCTTGCGCGCGGCCCGGATCTCCTCCACGACGTTGGCGCCGACGTTGCGCACCGCGCCGAGGCCGAATCGGATGTCCATGCCGACGGCCGCGAACTTCGCGACCGACTCGTTGACGTCCGGGGGCAGCACGTCGATCTGCATGCGGCGGCACTCGCCGAGGTAGATCGCGAGCTTGTCGCGGGAATCGCCGACGCTCGTGAGGAGCGCCGCCATGTACTCGGCCGGGTAGTGGGCCTTCAGATACGCCGTCCAGTACGAGACGACGCCGTACGCGGCGGAGTGCGCCTTGTTGAAGGCGTAGTCGGAGAACGGCAGGAGGATGTCCCACAGCGTCGTGACGGCGGCGTCCGAGTAGCCGTTCTCGCGCATGCCGCGATGGAAGCCCTCGTACTGCTTGTCGAGCTCCGCCTTCTTCTTCTTGCCCATCGCGCGGCGGAGCAGATCGGCCTGGCCGAGCGTGAAGCCCGCGAGCTTCTGCGCGATCGCCATGACCTGCTCCTGGTACACGATGAGGCCGAAGGTCTCGCCGAGGATGTCCTGCAGCGGCTCCGCGAGCTCCGGGTGGATCGGCACGACCTCCTGCAGCCCGTTCTTGCGCAGCGCGTAGTTCGTGTGCGAGTTCGCGCCCATCGGGCCCGGCCGGTAGAGCGCGCCGACGGCCGAGATGTCCTCGAAGTTGTCGGGCTTCATGAGGCGCAGGAGCGAGCGCATCGGCCCGCCGTCGAGCTGGAAGATGCCGAGCGAGTCGCCGCGGGCGAGCAGTTCGTACGTCGGGTGGTCGTCGAGCGAGAGCGCTTCGAGCTCGACCTCGGCGCCCTTGTTGTCGCGGATGTTGTCGAGCGCGTCGTCGATGATCGTGAGGTTGCGGAGCCCGAGGAAGTCCATCTTCAGCAGGCCGAGGGCCTCGCAGGTCGGGTAGTCGAACTGCGTGATGATCGCGCCGTCCTGCTCCCGCTTCATGATGGGGATGATGTCCATGAGCGGGTGGCTCGACATGATGACGGCGCACGCGTGCACGCCCCACTGGCGCTTGAGGCCCTCGATGCCGAGCGCCGTGTCGAACACGGTCTTCGCCTCGGGGTCGGTCTCGATGAGCGCGCGGAACTCGCCCGCCTCCTTGTAGCGCTCGTGCTTCGGGTCGACGATGCCACGCAGTGGGATGTCCTTCGCCATGATGGCCGGCGGGAGCGCCTTCGTGAGCCGCTCGCCCATGCCGAACGGGTGCCCGAGCACGCGCGCCGAGTCCTTGAGCGCCTGCTTCGTCTTGATCGTGCCGTAGGTGACGACCTGCGAGACGCGGTCGACGCCGTACTTCTCGGTCACGTAGTCGATGACCTCACCGCGCCGACGCTCGTCGAAGTCGACGTCGAAGTCGGGCATCGAGACGCGATCGGGGTTGAGGAAGCGCTCGAAGATGAGCCCGTGCTCGAGCGGGTCGAGTCCCGTGATGCCGAGCGCGTAGGCGACCATCGATCCGGCACCCGAGCCACGGCCGGGACCGACGCGGATGCCCTTCGACTTCGCCCAGTTGATGTAGTCCGCGACGACGAGGAAGTAGCCCGGGAACCCCATCTGGGTGATGACCCCGTTCTCGTAGTCGGCCTGCTGCTGCACGCGCTCGGGAATGCCGTCGGGGTAGCGCCCGTGGAGGCCCGTCTGGACCTCCCTGATGAACCAGGACTCCTCGGTCTCGCCCTCCGGGACGGGGAACACGGGCATGTAGCTCGCGTCCTCGTCGAACGTCGCCTCGCAGCGCTCGGCGATGAGCAGCGTGTTGTCGCACGCCTCGGGGTGGTCGCGGAAGATCTGCCGCATCTCGGCGGCGCTCTTCAGGTAGTAGCCGGAGCCGTCGAACTTGAAGCGGTTCGGATCGTGCATCGTCGAACCCGATTGCACGCACAGGAGGGCCGAGTGGCTGTCGGCGTCGCCGTGGTGTGTGTAGTGGAGGTCGTTCGTCGCGACGAGCGGGATCGCCATGTCCTTCGCGAGCTTCAACAGATCGCCCATGACGCGTCGCTCGATGTCGATGCCGTGGTCCATGATCTCGCAGAAGTAGTTCTCGGCGCCGAAGATCTCGCGGAACTCCCCCGCCGCCTTGCGCGCCTCCTCGTACTGCCCGAGCCGGAGTCGCGTCTGGATCTCGCCCGACGGGCAGCCGGTCGTCGCGATGAGCCCCTCGTGGTACTCCTGCAGCAGTTCGCGGTCCATGCGCGGCTTGAAGTAGTAGCCCTCCATGGACGCGCGCGACGAGAGCTTGAAGAGGTTGTGCATGCCGGGCGTCGAGTGACTCAGGAGCGTGATGTGCGTGTACGCGCCGGCGCCCGAGACGTCGTCCCCGCCGCCGTCGCCGAACTTCACGCGCGTGCGGTCGGACCGGTGCGTGCCGGGCGTGAGGTACGCCTCCGTGCCGATGATCGGCTTGATCCCGTTCTGCCGCGCCTGCCGCGCGAAGTCGTACGCGCCGAACACGTTGCCGTGGTCGGTCATCGCGATCGCGGGCATCCCCTCGGCGCTCACGGCCTTCATGAGGTCCCCGACGCGGGCGGCGCCGTCGAGCATCGAGTACTCGCTGTGGACGTGCAGGTGGACGAACGAGTCGGACTCGGACAAGACGCTCCCGGGGGTCGGATCACCGTGTGCATGGCCCGCGTCCGTGACGGGACGGGGTCCCTCAGCCTACGCCCCACGAGCCCGACGGAACGTCAGTGTCGCGCCCCGCTCAGGACTCGCGGAGCAGCTCCAGCGCGTTCGCGAGATCGGCCGGGTAGTCGCTGTGGAACTCGACGTACTCCCCCGTCTCGGGGTGCGCGAACCCGAGTGTGCGCGCATGCAACCATTGCCGCGACAGACCGAGTCGGGCGGCGAGCTGCGGGTCCCCACCGTAGAGCGGGTCACCGATGCAGGGATGCCGCTGCGCCGCCATGTGCACACGGATCTGGTGCGTCCGGCCGGTCTCGAGGTGCACCTCGAGCAGGCTGCCGTGCCGGAACGCCTCGATCGTCTCGTAGTGCGTGACCGAGGGCTTGCCGTCGGAGGTGACCGCGAACTTCCACGAGGAGCCCGGGTGCCGACCGATGGGAGCGTCGATCGTTCCGGCGAGCGGGTCGGGGTGCCCCTGCACGGCCGCGTGGTAGATCTTCGTCACGGTGCGCTCCTTGAAGGCGCGCTTGAGCGTCGCGTAGGCGTCCTCCGTCTTCGCGACCACCATGAGTCCCGAGGTCCCGGCGTCGAGCCGGTGGACGATCCCCGCCCGTTCGGGTTGTCCCGAGGTCGAGATGCGGAACCCGGCCGCGGCGAGCGCACCGAGCACGGTGGGCCCCTCCCAGCCGACCGAGGGGTGAGCGGCCACGCCGACGGGCTTGTCGACGACGACGAAGCTCGGCTCGTCGTGCACGATCCCGAGATCGGGGACCACCATGGGAACGACCTCGACGGGGCGTGCCGGCTCCCAGGTGACGTCGACGAGTGATCCCGCCGCGAGGCGATCGGATTTGCCGACGGTCCTGCCGTCGAGGAGGACGCCGCCGGATTCCGCGATCTCGGCCGCCGTGGTTCGGCTGAACCCGAGGAGCTTGGACAGCCCGGCATCGACCCGGACGCCGTCGAGGCCGTCCGGAACCGGCAGCATGCGCGACTCGCTCATGCGCGCCCCTCCCGCTCGTCCGTCCCGGGGGCGGGCGGTGTCCCGACCCCGCCGGACGCCTCGTCCGGCTCGTCCTCGGGGGCCGGCGCCCCGTCCGAGCGCGAACGGCGTCGGACACCGTCGAACCCGACGTCGAGCACCGTGAGGAGCACGAACAGGATCATCCCGAACACGATGCCCATGTCCGCGATGTTGTAGATCGCCGGGATCAGCCACGGCGTCGAGATGAAGTCGACGACGTGCCCCACGCCGAATCCCGGTGGCCGCAGGAGTCGGTCGGTGAGATTCCCGAGCACACCACCGAGTACGAGCCCGAACACGGCGGCCCATCGGGCCGAGTGGATCCGGCGGGCCACGACGACGATGACGACGATCATGACGATCGCGAAGCCCGTGAAGAGCCACGTCTGTCCCTCGGCGAACGAGAACGCCGCACCGGGATTCCGCACGAAGTACCACTGCAGCACGCGCCCGAGAACGGGCACCGGCTCGCCCTCGGTGAGCGATCGTTCGACGATCGCCTTCGTGAGCTGGTCGAGTCCGTACACGCACAGCGCGACCGCGCCGATCAGCACGAGGATCTTCGTGCTGATCGGACGCGGTCGCTGCGTGCGCGCGGGATCAGGTCGAGTCGACGCTCCCACGCTACGAACTACTGCTGCGGCTGCTGCACGCCGGACGCGGCGGGCTCGACACCCGAGGCCTGGCGGTTGAGGTCGTTGAGCTGACCCTCGATGTAGCCGCGGAGCTGGTTGCGGTAGTCGCGCTCGAAGATGCGCAGCTCTTCGATGCGCTCCTCGATCTTCGTCTTCGAGTCCTCGAGG is drawn from Pseudoclavibacter chungangensis and contains these coding sequences:
- the erpA gene encoding iron-sulfur cluster insertion protein ErpA, which translates into the protein MTTVLEGITMTEATHNVTLTEAAAAKVKSLLSQEGREDLRLRIAVQPGGCSGLIYQLFFDERELDGDASVDFDGVEVIIDPMSVPYLEGAAIDFEDTIQKQSFTIDNPSATGSCACGDSFH
- a CDS encoding quinone-dependent dihydroorotate dehydrogenase; this encodes MYRILFRTVLSRFDAERAHAMGSWVVRLLGSRALAPLVGPVCAPDPSLRTEALGLVFPSPFGLAAGFDKDAHDVAGLEALGFGHIEVGTVTPVAQPGNPRPRMFRLIADRGLVNRMGFNNLGAAQAADALRRRRRGRAIVGVNIGKNKTTSAEAAVDDYVSAARTVRDVADYLVVNVSSPNTPGLRGLQELDALEPILRATREAADGVPLLVKIAPDLADEEIRRIGELAVRAGLAGVIATNTTIARDGLRTPARVVDAYGAGGLSGAPLRRRSLEVLRVLRETVPAELCIVSVGGVTSAADVAERLTAGATLVQGYTAFLYEGPGWARAINRGLARRAAGA
- a CDS encoding RluA family pseudouridine synthase, whose amino-acid sequence is MSESRMLPVPDGLDGVRVDAGLSKLLGFSRTTAAEIAESGGVLLDGRTVGKSDRLAAGSLVDVTWEPARPVEVVPMVVPDLGIVHDEPSFVVVDKPVGVAAHPSVGWEGPTVLGALAAAGFRISTSGQPERAGIVHRLDAGTSGLMVVAKTEDAYATLKRAFKERTVTKIYHAAVQGHPDPLAGTIDAPIGRHPGSSWKFAVTSDGKPSVTHYETIEAFRHGSLLEVHLETGRTHQIRVHMAAQRHPCIGDPLYGGDPQLAARLGLSRQWLHARTLGFAHPETGEYVEFHSDYPADLANALELLRES
- a CDS encoding DUF3043 domain-containing protein, yielding MAKQESAGDHPASTGKKGPTPSRREREAANRRPLVPEDRKQAKREMQAQMRAKQAEAREGMARGDDRYLRPTERGPQKRFLRDYIDARFSLGEFLLPLMFLVIFATFLPSQQAGIWAMAFIWVFLAIAIAEALIVANVIKRKITAVVGASNVEKGIILGTITRIMQLRPLRMPKARVKRGEKIEFTGK
- the nrdR gene encoding transcriptional regulator NrdR, producing the protein MHCPFCRHPDSRVVDSRTTDDGNSIRRRRQCPECGRRFSTIETASLSVVKRNGVVEPFSRDKVVAGVRKACQGRPVTDTDLALLAQRVEESVRSSGASQVETNDIGIAILAPLRELDDVAYLRFASVYQAFADLEDFAAAIDALRHDGVTSKYGAADLSETGE
- a CDS encoding dipeptidase, with the protein product MTTPLDADHRASDDAIRRAVDADLPRTIARLADLVRIPSVSWDAFDRAHVRASAEAVAELARATGVFERVEVLDAVDDEGRQGQPAVVAVRSAPAGAPRVLLYAHHDVQPPGSDADWDTPPYEPTVVGDRLHGRGASDDKAGVMTHVAAVEAVRAALGDDFPLGIALFVEGEEENGSRSFRPFLEAHGAHLDADVIVVADSDNPSVDVPGLTVSLRGNVTCTVTVRTLAHASHSGMFGGAAPDAMLATIRLLDTLWDEDGAVAVAGLTSRPGGAGGDLEDLRRDAGLLDGVRPIGRGELNDRLWNEPAITITGIDAPSLANASNTLVPVVSVRLSARIAPGQRAEDAAEHIRRHLEEHAPFGASVEISGVDAGNPFLVDVDAPAVTAMRDAMHEGWGTEAALTGIGGSIPFIADLVERFPDAQILVTGVEDPATRAHSPNESQHLGVLRRAILTEAVFLARLAAGGGNVSTSREGYPGDGGAPAEGPHPDTAEEQA
- the lspA gene encoding signal peptidase II — its product is MLIGAVALCVYGLDQLTKAIVERSLTEGEPVPVLGRVLQWYFVRNPGAAFSFAEGQTWLFTGFAIVMIVVIVVVARRIHSARWAAVFGLVLGGVLGNLTDRLLRPPGFGVGHVVDFISTPWLIPAIYNIADMGIVFGMILFVLLTVLDVGFDGVRRRSRSDGAPAPEDEPDEASGGVGTPPAPGTDEREGRA
- the dnaE gene encoding DNA polymerase III subunit alpha, which produces MSESDSFVHLHVHSEYSMLDGAARVGDLMKAVSAEGMPAIAMTDHGNVFGAYDFARQARQNGIKPIIGTEAYLTPGTHRSDRTRVKFGDGGGDDVSGAGAYTHITLLSHSTPGMHNLFKLSSRASMEGYYFKPRMDRELLQEYHEGLIATTGCPSGEIQTRLRLGQYEEARKAAGEFREIFGAENYFCEIMDHGIDIERRVMGDLLKLAKDMAIPLVATNDLHYTHHGDADSHSALLCVQSGSTMHDPNRFKFDGSGYYLKSAAEMRQIFRDHPEACDNTLLIAERCEATFDEDASYMPVFPVPEGETEESWFIREVQTGLHGRYPDGIPERVQQQADYENGVITQMGFPGYFLVVADYINWAKSKGIRVGPGRGSGAGSMVAYALGITGLDPLEHGLIFERFLNPDRVSMPDFDVDFDERRRGEVIDYVTEKYGVDRVSQVVTYGTIKTKQALKDSARVLGHPFGMGERLTKALPPAIMAKDIPLRGIVDPKHERYKEAGEFRALIETDPEAKTVFDTALGIEGLKRQWGVHACAVIMSSHPLMDIIPIMKREQDGAIITQFDYPTCEALGLLKMDFLGLRNLTIIDDALDNIRDNKGAEVELEALSLDDHPTYELLARGDSLGIFQLDGGPMRSLLRLMKPDNFEDISAVGALYRPGPMGANSHTNYALRKNGLQEVVPIHPELAEPLQDILGETFGLIVYQEQVMAIAQKLAGFTLGQADLLRRAMGKKKKAELDKQYEGFHRGMRENGYSDAAVTTLWDILLPFSDYAFNKAHSAAYGVVSYWTAYLKAHYPAEYMAALLTSVGDSRDKLAIYLGECRRMQIDVLPPDVNESVAKFAAVGMDIRFGLGAVRNVGANVVEEIRAARKEKGAFESFHDFLRKVPLGVANKRTIESLIKAGAFDSLGNTRRALLEIHEDAVDASVSRKRNEAHGQVDLFAGLMDFEEETDQVPDRPEFARTDKLAFERDMLGLYVSDHPLKGLERELAKLASTSILDLLESETVEDGQQVTIAGLITSVQHRVARQSGNPYGMVQVEDFGGEMTVMFMGKTYQEFASKLVNDAIVVVRGRVSKRDDGMNLHAQGLQVPRFAEEGSTGPLTLALVDTQATERVVGQLDEVLRRHAGASEVRLKMRGANVIRRFELPHRVRVSDDLFGELKALLGPGCLG
- the hisD gene encoding histidinol dehydrogenase; this encodes MLRTIDLRATSLSPTALRDALPRPEIDVSVAAETAATLIDDVRTRGADALRDQAERLDGGAPDHVTATADELAAARAGLAPDVRDALERMIERVRAGSAAQVPPAAATTLAPGATVTQRWQPVERVGLYVPGGKAVYPSSVVMNVVAAQAAGVRSIAIASPPQRAFGGAVHPTVLGAAALLGVREVHAMGGAGAIGALAYGVESLGIERVDVITGPGNVYVAAAKRIVQSVVGIDMEAGPTEILVIADASADPDLVASDLVSQAEHDEMAASVLVTDDADLADRIAERVAARAAATRHADRVAIALAGPQSAIVLVDDLAAAAAVSNAYGPEHLEIQTADDEAVLADITNAGAIFLGAHSPVSLGDYLAGSNHVLPTGGQSAHAAGLGAHTFLRPQQIIRYDAPALAEVADAIVALSGAEDLPAHGEAVRARTT